The genomic stretch CATGATCATCTGCGGGAATGGCAGCTACAGCCCCGTTCTTGAGATCCTCGGCCACAAGTTTTACGCCCTAAACATCTTCTACCACAACCAGTCGGTCCTCCTCACCGCCGTCGAGTTCTTTGATGATTCGTGCCCCTTGCCCTATGAAAATATTGGTTTCAACTCTAGCATCTATCCTTTTAGCATCAGCTCCCTTAACAGGAACGTCTACTTCCTCCTCAATTGCTCGAATGAACTCTGGGGATATGAAAGCATAGCTTGTGCTCGAAATTTGGCCTACTTCGGCGGCGAGTACAACATGTCGACCCGACTAGACTTGGCTAGCCTTGGTTGTGTGCTTGATATCGTGCCGGTAGTGGAGTATTTCAATGCGAGCAACGGTGACGTTGCTGCGCTTCTGAGGAGAGGGTGGTTGTTGGATTGGGCTTCACCGGATTGTACTGAGTGCACGGCCGGCGGCGGCAGATGCGGCTTCAATGATACCATGGGGAGGTTCATGTGCATCTGCCCTGATGGAGTTCGTTCCGGTAGCTGCAGTAAGTACTAGGAATTAAGAGAAACATAActtcattgatttttttttatggttCTTAATAATTAAGAGTGTTGTGAATGGGAGATCTTGAAGCATGAGACGCTACCTTTTCACCGGAATTTAGCAGATAAGAATTTGGGTTTCATAGCTTGGGGTTGGCTCATGTAGCTCCAGGATTAGTATTAGGAAACATGGTTTTCCTGAGAGTTCTCAGGTTTCAGCATCTATTATGCTCCAAGATTCTGCCTATTGTCTTTGGCTGATTGCCGATTACCTTTTGGATGCGAGTCGGTCAATTTATAGGTATCGTGTTATTTCTTCATCAGTACTGGAGTCCTTATTTGATTAACCTCTAACCTTTAAGTCGTATATTTTGCATTCGTGTGATTCAGCCAAAGAGTAGCATTTAGAGAGTACAATCTGATAATTTTATCTTCCCTCGTCTGTTTTTTTGGATTGAACAGAGCACAGCATGGTTGCTTAGATTAGTACAACAGGTTGATGCTTAGTCCTTATATTAGTTCCTCCTGAATGTGTATTAATGAAAaagttcttgcttctcttttatgTCGTTGTCATGCCTCCCTGCTCATCACCCATGTAGAGATTTTCTCCTGTCTCTAAAggcatttttattttaatattactgCAAATAAAAAACACTCTTCAGTGATTTAAGCTCTCTATTGTGTCTTGTGTTGCTATctttttattttaagattttaTGCCCATTCTTTGGTTGCTTTCAAGACTATGTTATTCTAACACCCATAAATGAGTTCGATGACTTTGAAAACTATTTCTTCTGATGAACAGATTAACTGCGAGAGATTTATTTCACTGGTCTGTCTAATCTAAAAAGAATTCAttatcaaacatatcaaattattAAGTGATTGAATTATGGTAGTATGCTGATTAGAATGCCATTGAGACTAAGAAATCTAATTTCAAAGTTTTGACCATATTTTTAGAACCTCCTTTGATATTAGATGAGCATATGCCTTGTAAAGAATCTGATATGGTAACTAACCTAGAGGATCTTTTTTAATTACTGTTTCCTGTGCCTCGTTTAAACAGTTTTCTGTTTTCTTTATCTTCTTCCATTTGATTTCAGTTTTTGCTGATAATCTGAAGCCAGCCTCATGAATTACTTCCTCCTATCCAAGAGCACACTAATTTTCATAACTTGCATGAATCAGTATTAACTTCAGAGTTAAGACTACAATGTAAGGTGGTAAATTGTAATATTGGAAGCTATGTTGTTCATAAGTCATCACTCTGATAACTTATCTCTAGGTATtccttcctcctttttttttgtaCATCACACACTTGGTGGAATCAGGCCACACATGGGAACAATCATCGACCGCTGAGGAATGGAAGAAACAGAAACTATGCACCCAAGGGGATTCAACCTAGTGATTCATTAAAAGGAATTCTACTGCCTTAACCAATCCAAGCTCGTAGACATCAATAGTTTTTTCCTCCATCACTGGGGTTTCCACATAGAGAATTTGTCTGCTTTTGTTTGTGTACATCTGTATTAGCTAAAACTGCATTGGAAGAATTTTGAAGGACTAGTTACTGAAGCCGACTGCATTCTTTCCCTTACTACTGCCTAATTGAATTTTCGTATGAATATCCTATGCTCCAGTTTTCACTTGCAGTCTTGCGAATTCACATTCAATCAGTTGCCCTTTCTTTCTGAACCACAATATATTAATGTGGCAAATAAAAAAACTTCATTCCATTTAATGCATGGACCAAATACCCTTGTATCCTTCAATATTTTGCTTCATGAAGAGGCATACAGCACGTGTGATCCTGATCTGTGTTCTTACTCTTAGGAATCTTACGTTGCTTTCCCTTATTTCACAgttcttatctctcatgataatCACAGCCCTTGTTCCTCATACTAATATTAATCTTCTACTTAACCCAGCAATTTGCTTTTGGCTTgcaggtagatagatttagccaTGGTTTTTTCAACTAAATCAAGAATTCCACTCAGTCAAAAATAATGATCCTTTTTTAGTATATTTTATAAACATTGTATATATGCTTTCTGTTTTGTACTGACACCAGTGATTTTACTGGAAGTTGTGTCATCTGATAGAAAACAAGGTGTAAGGTCTGCTTTCTGTCATCTTCTCATAGTTGCACAGTTGTCAAAAAACGGCCAGGAACAAATTAAAATAAAGAAGCTTTTGTGGAGATACATGTTGCACGGCATGGCAGCGGGGGAAAGACTAATACTAACCAAGTTGCTTCTCTCACTGATAATTGAAAATATTACagttgaatttagtttaccaataatGAAATTTTCACATCAATATAGTGGCTTAGAAAAAAAGGTTTGCTGATAGGGTTATGAAGAAATAGATTATGTGAACATTATTCCTTTACATTGTTTTTTACATGCTGCTTAATCAAGGTTATAATTTTCAATGATCTCAAGGAAATTGTTTTCCCATGCTACAGCACATGTTGGTCATCTGAAGGCAAAGATAAAGGGGATCATAATAGGTAAAGAACTTTTCTCTATTCTTCCATCAGTTTAAACAGTTTCCACATTCTTTCTGTTCCAATTTTTTCACGCAAAATACAtgcttcttattttttattgctgagttgagaaagtaacttttgcttgATCAATGAATTTGCAATCTACGAAACATGATACTGAATTTGTTTGTCAATTCGTGTGGTCTTAAGATTTGCTGCCTTATGGGCATTGATAAAAGCCAGGTTTATAATTTCAGTAGGACATGTCAACTTAATGTTTCAAAAAACCTAGTTTTTCCTGCTTGAATAGTCATTTCCCAAGTTAAGTCCTATAGAGAATCGATGCTGCACCAAAAATGATATTAATATAAATGTCATGTTTCTTCTGTTTTTTTCATCATTGTTCATCTCCTTTGACTATCAGCACAATCTGACCATTGACCGGACTCAAAAATACAAGGGGAAAAAAGAAATCTGGAAGCAAAAGCCTATAGAGATATCTGGTaatcaaattaatatattttccctGAAAGATTCATCGTACTAAAAGAAAACATATCTGGTAACCAAAGAATTACTCAACTTTAAGTTACTTCAGGAAATTGTTATAATATCTGCAGAAGTTTCAGTACTGCAATCCTGTACTATAATTATTTGTTGTGTAGTTCCTCCAGTTTTATGTGGCTTACTTCTCATTTTTTTACCTTGACAACAGGTGTTTCTGCAGCTACTGGTGTCTTTCTCCTACTTTGCACTTGTTATCGCTTCTACAAGCACAAAAAGAAGCGACAGTTCCCCCCATCCTCCAAATCCCTTTCTCAAAGTGCCAGTTTGAAGCCATCCTTGATGGATCCTGAGATGGACAGTGCCCTTTTGCAGACTCATGTCTTCTCGTATGCTGAACTAGAGGAGGCCACCAACAAGTTTGATGCCTCTAATACACTTGGTGATGGAGGCTTTTGCACTGTTTATAAAGGTGCTGAAGAATAGGTGTTTCAAACTAATTTTAGATCAACTAACGATCCATATGCCATCCTATTCTCTACATACACTGGTTGAATCGATCGTTAGATCACATGGCTTCTTATCTTCAGGTAAAATTCAAGATGGACGTACTGTTGCAGTCAAGCGACTATACGAGAACAACTACAGGCGGGTTGAACAGTTCATGAATGAGATACAGATCCTATCACGTCTCCGTCATCAGAGACTTGTTATCCTCTATGGCTGCACCTCTCACCAAAGTCGGGAGCTCCTTCTCGTGTACGAGTTTGTGTCAAATGGCACTTTGGCGCATCACCTCCATGGTTCCCCGGCAAGTCAGTGCATCCTCACATGGCCAATGCGTCTGAGAATTGCCATTGAGACAGCTGATGCACTTGCCTACCTCCATGCAGTCAACCCACCAGTCATACACCGAGATGTCAAAACTAATAACATTTTACTTGATAGCAACTTTCATGTCAAAGTTGCAGATT from Musa acuminata AAA Group cultivar baxijiao chromosome BXJ1-3, Cavendish_Baxijiao_AAA, whole genome shotgun sequence encodes the following:
- the LOC135633902 gene encoding LEAF RUST 10 DISEASE-RESISTANCE LOCUS RECEPTOR-LIKE PROTEIN KINASE-like 1.2 isoform X3, which translates into the protein MDPKTLMRLKESLCVFSLLLMLVGKKAAWVSAVAPTMADCEPRSCGNGVNVSYPFWLRGQQPSYCGFPPFMIICGNGSYSPVLEILGHKFYALNIFYHNQSVLLTAVEFFDDSCPLPYENIGFNSSIYPFSISSLNRNVYFLLNCSNELWGYESIACARNLAYFGGEYNMSTRLDLASLGCVLDIVPVVEYFNASNGDVAALLRRGWLLDWASPDCTECTAGGGRCGFNDTMGRFMCICPDGVRSGSCTHVGHLKAKIKGIIIGVSAATGVFLLLCTCYRFYKHKKKRQFPPSSKSLSQSASLKPSLMDPEMDSALLQTHVFSYAELEEATNKFDASNTLGDGGFCTVYKGKIQDGRTVAVKRLYENNYRRVEQFMNEIQILSRLRHQRLVILYGCTSHQSRELLLVYEFVSNGTLAHHLHGSPASQCILTWPMRLRIAIETADALAYLHAVNPPVIHRDVKTNNILLDSNFHVKVADFGLSRLIPKDVTHISTAPQGTPGYLDPEYHQCFQLTDKSDVYSFGVVLFELITSKPAVDMTRNRSEINLANMAITRIQKGELEQLVDAALGYQSDEVTRKMITMVAEVAFRCLQSDGDMRPPIKEVLEVLQAIESDGNRPEKKEHGVAESRDDAELLKNTEPFSPDSVMNRWTSRSTTPQASE